In Nitrospira sp., one genomic interval encodes:
- a CDS encoding PAS domain S-box protein: MLELRTRLHWLLGLRVLVVTLLLGLSLVFQATRGELVPTFSALIVVTYALTIVSALLLRYLTAPRALTVFTWAQVAMDFLLETILVARTGGIESPFAVLYVVTVTVASLVPQRRVGLVTGAGCALLFGAMAGIQCFGVLNSDGWLPPGKLSGPEALQSIGTYGLAFLMVGFLSGILADQLRLADQSLREKEQGLTRLQLFHENIVRSISSGVFATDEVGRITSFNPAAHEVTGYTFPEVQGRSWREVFHCRPGEAGAEEVVTAPARFEVECRRADGSRLVLGMTVSPLQEQGMQRGLVGVFKDLTQIRYLEEEMRRKEWLANLGEMSAGMAHEIRNPLGALVGAMQMLRHDVGSDETSQRLMDIAIREGKRLDNIITEFLQYARPPALHLTEQDLNKVLAETLDLIQHEARSRRNMTIAFTAALGTLTAPVDQNQLKQVFWNLAVNAFDAMPAGGVLTISTGVRRVELGECRTNVIEIAFQDEGEGIPKQNFDKIFLPFFTTKKEGSGLGLAQVHRIVDLHGGWTKVESEVGKGTRFVVCLPQSPETGARLWHEGREVWKRF, translated from the coding sequence ATGTTGGAGTTAAGAACGCGGCTGCATTGGTTGCTGGGCCTGCGCGTCCTTGTGGTGACGCTGCTGCTTGGCTTGTCCCTGGTCTTTCAGGCTACGCGCGGAGAATTGGTGCCGACCTTCTCCGCGTTGATCGTCGTGACCTATGCACTCACGATCGTCAGCGCCCTGCTGTTGCGATATCTGACGGCTCCGCGTGCCTTGACCGTCTTCACCTGGGCTCAGGTGGCGATGGATTTCCTGCTGGAGACCATCCTCGTTGCGAGAACCGGGGGGATTGAGAGCCCGTTCGCCGTCCTCTATGTCGTCACGGTGACAGTGGCGAGTCTGGTGCCGCAACGTCGTGTCGGATTGGTCACCGGCGCCGGCTGCGCGCTGTTGTTCGGAGCGATGGCAGGGATTCAATGCTTTGGTGTGCTCAACTCCGATGGGTGGCTGCCGCCGGGTAAGTTAAGTGGGCCTGAAGCGTTGCAGAGCATTGGGACCTATGGACTTGCGTTTCTGATGGTCGGCTTCCTGAGCGGTATCTTGGCCGACCAGCTGCGGTTGGCCGATCAATCCCTGCGAGAAAAAGAACAAGGGCTCACCCGGCTCCAGCTTTTTCACGAAAATATCGTCCGAAGTATCAGCAGCGGAGTATTCGCGACGGACGAGGTCGGACGCATTACCTCCTTCAATCCGGCGGCCCATGAAGTTACCGGCTATACGTTTCCTGAGGTGCAGGGACGATCCTGGCGCGAGGTGTTCCACTGCCGACCGGGAGAAGCGGGCGCGGAGGAAGTTGTCACGGCCCCGGCTCGATTCGAGGTGGAATGCCGGCGGGCAGACGGCAGCCGCTTGGTGTTAGGTATGACCGTCTCTCCGCTGCAGGAGCAGGGGATGCAGCGCGGCCTGGTTGGCGTGTTCAAAGATCTGACTCAAATTCGGTATCTGGAAGAAGAAATGCGCCGGAAAGAGTGGTTGGCCAACCTCGGAGAAATGTCGGCGGGGATGGCGCATGAAATTCGCAATCCATTGGGGGCGCTGGTCGGAGCCATGCAGATGCTGCGGCATGACGTCGGCTCGGATGAGACCAGCCAGAGGCTTATGGATATTGCGATTCGAGAGGGCAAACGGCTCGACAACATCATCACTGAGTTTCTGCAGTATGCGCGCCCTCCGGCCTTGCATCTCACGGAGCAAGATTTGAACAAAGTCCTTGCTGAGACATTGGATCTGATTCAACATGAAGCTCGATCGCGCAGGAACATGACGATTGCTTTCACCGCGGCTCTCGGAACCCTCACGGCGCCGGTCGATCAGAATCAACTGAAGCAAGTATTCTGGAACCTCGCCGTCAACGCATTCGACGCCATGCCAGCCGGAGGAGTCCTGACGATCAGCACGGGGGTGCGACGAGTGGAACTCGGTGAGTGCCGGACCAACGTGATCGAAATCGCATTCCAGGATGAAGGAGAAGGCATCCCAAAACAGAACTTCGACAAGATTTTTCTGCCGTTTTTTACCACGAAAAAAGAAGGTTCTGGGCTAGGACTCGCTCAGGTGCATCGCATCGTGGACCTGCACGGGGGATGGACGAAGGTGGAGAGCGAAGTGGGCAAGGGAACGCGATTTGTGGTGTGTCTCCCGCAATCGCCAGAAACCGGTGCGCGGCTGTGGCATGAAGGAAGGGAAGTGTGGAAAAGATTCTAG
- a CDS encoding type II secretion system F family protein, with translation MATFAYVGRNRQGAVKKGELTAKTRDEAVDQLRKQQVVVTSLEEKSGKGGKLNLSIGSGLTDKDLVVFTRQFGTMINAGLPLIQCLDILSTQSENKVLRETVADVKNSVEAGSTFSDALKKHPKVFDDLYVNMIHAGEVGGLLDTILTRLAKHIEKAMKLKGQIKSAMVYPSAIVGVAIIVISVLMVWVIPIFAKMFSEMSGGKIGLPGPTQLVIDISNFFQSYWYMMAGALFATMYAVKRYYGTTNGRVVIDRLLLKFPIVGDLIRKASVAKFTRTLGTLITSGVPLLEGLSICAKTSGNKVIEEALMNARVSISGGKTISEPLAKGNVFPKMVTHMIAVGESTGALDAMLGKIADFYEDEVDQAVAALTSLLEPIMMVVLGTIIGFIVIAMYLPIFTMAQAIQ, from the coding sequence ATGGCTACATTTGCCTACGTTGGACGAAACCGCCAGGGTGCGGTCAAAAAAGGCGAGCTGACCGCCAAGACGAGAGACGAAGCGGTCGATCAGCTGCGTAAACAACAGGTCGTAGTCACCAGCCTGGAAGAAAAATCCGGGAAGGGCGGGAAACTGAACCTCAGCATCGGGAGCGGCCTCACCGATAAAGACCTTGTGGTGTTCACCCGCCAGTTCGGCACCATGATTAACGCAGGGCTTCCGCTCATCCAATGCCTCGATATCCTCTCCACTCAGTCGGAGAACAAGGTCCTGCGAGAAACGGTAGCGGATGTAAAGAACAGCGTGGAAGCGGGGTCGACCTTCTCCGATGCCCTGAAGAAACACCCCAAAGTGTTTGATGATCTGTACGTCAATATGATTCACGCCGGTGAAGTCGGTGGTCTGCTGGATACGATTCTGACCCGTTTGGCCAAGCACATCGAGAAAGCGATGAAGCTCAAAGGGCAGATCAAGTCCGCTATGGTGTATCCGAGCGCCATTGTCGGCGTCGCCATCATCGTCATCAGCGTGTTGATGGTGTGGGTGATCCCGATTTTCGCCAAGATGTTCTCGGAAATGTCGGGCGGGAAAATCGGATTGCCGGGCCCGACGCAGCTGGTCATCGATATCAGCAATTTCTTTCAGAGTTACTGGTACATGATGGCCGGGGCGTTGTTCGCCACCATGTATGCCGTCAAACGGTATTACGGCACGACCAATGGCCGCGTCGTCATCGATCGGCTGTTGTTGAAGTTCCCCATTGTCGGGGATTTGATCAGGAAGGCGTCCGTGGCCAAATTTACGCGTACTCTCGGCACGCTGATTACGAGTGGCGTGCCGTTGCTGGAAGGCCTGAGTATTTGCGCCAAGACCTCCGGCAACAAAGTGATCGAGGAAGCGCTTATGAACGCCCGGGTCAGCATCAGCGGTGGAAAAACCATTTCCGAACCGCTGGCCAAAGGCAATGTGTTTCCCAAAATGGTCACGCACATGATCGCCGTCGGGGAATCGACGGGGGCGTTGGATGCCATGTTGGGCAAGATCGCCGACTTCTATGAAGATGAAGTGGACCAGGCCGTCGCGGCCCTCACCTCACTGCTCGAACCGATCATGATGGTGGTGTTAGGCACCATCATCGGATTTATCGTCATTGCGATGTACCTTCCGATCTTCACGATGGCGCAAGCCATTCAGTAG
- a CDS encoding CDP-alcohol phosphatidyltransferase family protein has translation MNMNVPNSLTILRILLIPVYVGLLNYEQFDYALATLFIAGLTDALDGTIARVANQRTKLGEVLDPLADKLMLTTGFITLSVMHLVPLWVTILVASRDLMLMLGAAVAHFTNTQVDISPTVLGKGTTLVQLTTLVAVVFFASRKYDLASLDPLLYLMGGVTLLSGLHYLSRGYLRISSSQN, from the coding sequence ATGAACATGAATGTCCCCAACAGTTTGACCATCCTCCGCATCCTCCTGATCCCGGTGTACGTGGGGCTCCTCAACTATGAACAATTCGACTATGCCCTCGCCACTCTCTTTATCGCCGGCCTGACCGACGCCCTGGACGGGACGATCGCGCGCGTGGCCAATCAACGCACCAAACTCGGTGAGGTGCTGGATCCCTTGGCCGACAAACTCATGCTCACAACCGGCTTCATTACCCTGTCTGTGATGCACTTGGTGCCGCTCTGGGTGACGATCTTGGTGGCCAGTCGTGACTTGATGCTGATGTTGGGCGCGGCGGTCGCCCATTTCACCAATACACAGGTGGACATCTCACCGACGGTACTTGGGAAAGGCACGACGCTGGTGCAACTGACGACCCTGGTTGCCGTCGTGTTCTTCGCTTCACGCAAGTATGACTTGGCATCCTTGGATCCGCTTCTCTATCTCATGGGCGGAGTGACCCTACTCTCCGGCCTGCATTACCTCTCGCGCGGCTATCTCCGCATCAGCTCCAGTCAGAATTGA
- a CDS encoding serine hydrolase — protein MTHSDVIHAALQGAVDDGTFPGAVLAVRLRGRLVYEAAVGRLFVQPLGEPVTTETWYDLASLTKVLATTTALLLLVQRGEVALGDPIQKILPELVGRPCGSATIRQLLTHSSGLPGWRPYFERIAEAESTHPGLIGTAAARQAVLGYIGAEELIYEPTTRSLYSDLGFILLGLAVERVTRQPLDRWCQEQIFEPFHAEALSYLPRGSAVLDKPSSGPPRRIAATEVDAWRGRTLCGEVHDENAFALGGVAGHAGLFGTARSVLAIVQAWMDGYRGHGTWLDPKWVRVFTQRQQVTLGSSWALGWDTPSGSSSAGALFSSDSFGHLGYTGTSIWIDPIQELEVVLLSNRVHPTRRNESIRAFRPKIHDLVYQECVGR, from the coding sequence ATGACACATTCCGATGTGATTCACGCGGCCCTACAAGGAGCCGTCGATGACGGCACCTTCCCTGGTGCGGTCTTGGCGGTTCGGCTGCGCGGCCGATTAGTCTATGAAGCGGCGGTAGGCCGGTTATTCGTGCAACCGCTCGGCGAGCCGGTGACGACGGAGACCTGGTATGACCTGGCGTCGCTCACCAAGGTGCTTGCCACGACGACGGCGTTGCTGCTCCTTGTGCAGCGGGGAGAGGTTGCGCTCGGGGACCCTATTCAGAAGATTCTTCCTGAACTCGTCGGCCGCCCTTGCGGTTCGGCGACGATCCGCCAGTTGCTCACACATAGTTCGGGTCTTCCCGGCTGGCGCCCCTATTTCGAACGGATCGCAGAGGCAGAAAGCACGCACCCTGGGCTCATCGGAACCGCTGCGGCACGGCAAGCTGTGCTCGGGTACATCGGGGCTGAAGAGCTTATCTACGAGCCGACGACACGCAGCTTGTATAGCGACCTCGGGTTCATCCTGTTGGGGTTGGCGGTGGAGCGGGTGACGAGGCAACCGCTAGACCGTTGGTGTCAGGAACAGATCTTTGAACCGTTCCATGCCGAAGCGTTGAGTTATCTGCCTCGAGGGAGCGCTGTGCTCGACAAGCCATCGTCAGGGCCGCCGCGGAGGATCGCCGCAACCGAGGTGGACGCCTGGCGCGGGCGCACCCTCTGCGGGGAAGTGCACGATGAAAATGCCTTTGCGTTGGGCGGTGTCGCAGGGCATGCGGGACTATTCGGAACTGCTCGGTCAGTCTTGGCGATTGTGCAGGCTTGGATGGATGGTTACCGCGGTCATGGGACCTGGTTGGATCCGAAGTGGGTACGAGTCTTCACCCAGCGGCAGCAGGTCACTCTCGGTTCCAGTTGGGCATTGGGCTGGGACACCCCATCGGGGTCGTCCTCGGCCGGAGCCCTCTTTTCTTCCGACTCGTTCGGCCATCTCGGATATACCGGCACGTCGATTTGGATCGATCCCATCCAGGAACTGGAAGTGGTCCTGCTTTCGAACCGTGTGCACCCGACGAGGCGAAACGAAAGCATCCGCGCATTTCGCCCGAAGATTCACGATTTGGTTTATCAGGAATGCGTGGGGCGTTAG
- a CDS encoding DivIVA domain-containing protein, whose translation MKITPIDIQQMSFQVKFRGYDRDEVNRFLEELALTVENLNRENSMLRDKVTATEQQVADLRRTEATLSSTLVSAQSLAEEVKRSAQRESELIVKEAELKASEIVRQARVSLSDMQRGLADLQKQRLMLVERFRATLRSFERMLEVEESEAYQPDSTAIEGKLAGESSSTR comes from the coding sequence ATGAAAATCACCCCCATCGATATTCAGCAGATGTCCTTTCAGGTCAAGTTCCGCGGCTATGACCGTGATGAGGTCAATCGGTTTCTGGAAGAACTGGCCTTGACGGTGGAAAATTTGAATCGCGAGAACAGTATGCTGCGGGACAAGGTGACCGCCACCGAACAGCAGGTCGCGGACTTGCGGCGCACCGAAGCCACGCTGTCGAGTACGCTGGTGTCGGCGCAATCGTTGGCGGAAGAGGTGAAGCGTTCTGCGCAACGAGAGTCCGAGTTGATCGTGAAGGAAGCGGAGCTGAAGGCCAGTGAGATTGTTCGGCAGGCGCGCGTGAGTTTGTCCGACATGCAGCGGGGCTTGGCCGATCTGCAGAAGCAACGGCTGATGCTGGTGGAACGTTTCCGCGCGACCTTGCGTTCCTTCGAGCGGATGCTGGAGGTGGAAGAGAGCGAGGCGTATCAACCGGACTCGACGGCGATCGAGGGGAAATTGGCCGGCGAGTCCAGTTCCACCCGTTGA
- a CDS encoding YggT family protein: MFVMGNVLQGVATVLDTVLWLYMWVIIARALISWVNPDPWNPIVQFLERATEPVLSPIRRLLGWRMGIDLSPMIAILILVFLQYAVVQSLRDIAVRMH, translated from the coding sequence ATGTTTGTGATGGGCAATGTGTTGCAGGGGGTGGCGACGGTCTTGGATACGGTGCTGTGGCTCTATATGTGGGTCATCATCGCACGCGCCTTGATTTCCTGGGTGAACCCGGACCCCTGGAATCCGATCGTCCAGTTTCTGGAACGCGCGACCGAGCCGGTCTTGTCTCCGATTCGCCGGCTGTTGGGGTGGCGGATGGGGATCGACCTGTCGCCGATGATCGCGATTCTGATCCTTGTCTTTCTGCAGTATGCCGTGGTTCAATCCCTACGGGATATCGCCGTGCGCATGCATTAA
- the proC gene encoding pyrroline-5-carboxylate reductase — MLPKRVVFLGGGQMAEALIGGLLAAGGAEAVMLTATDPVAARRDRLAARFGIKALDDNRSAVSDADLVVLAVKPQAMPAVLGGVGNELSGKLVVSIAAGVTTAWIRERAADARGIVRAMPNTPALVRAGVTALAYSADLQAEDVTAARTLFEAVGAVVSVEERLMDAVTGLSGSGPAYVFVAIEALADGGVKMGLPRATAQLLAAQTVLGAARMLLDRGEHPACLKDQVASPGGTTIAGLHALEAGGLRGCLMAAVEAATNRSQELGRSCL, encoded by the coding sequence ATGTTGCCGAAGCGGGTGGTGTTCCTAGGCGGAGGACAGATGGCCGAAGCACTGATCGGTGGTCTGTTGGCGGCGGGTGGAGCGGAGGCCGTTATGCTGACGGCGACGGATCCTGTGGCGGCACGTCGCGATCGGCTGGCCGCGCGGTTTGGAATCAAGGCCCTCGACGACAACCGATCTGCCGTGAGCGACGCGGATCTGGTGGTGCTCGCCGTCAAACCGCAGGCGATGCCTGCGGTCCTTGGTGGGGTGGGTAACGAGCTTAGCGGAAAGCTGGTCGTGTCGATTGCGGCCGGTGTGACGACCGCCTGGATTCGCGAGCGGGCTGCGGATGCGCGAGGCATCGTGCGGGCCATGCCGAATACGCCGGCCTTGGTCCGTGCTGGTGTGACGGCCTTGGCCTATTCAGCCGATCTTCAAGCCGAGGATGTGACGGCTGCGCGGACTCTCTTTGAGGCCGTGGGAGCGGTGGTTTCGGTGGAGGAGCGGTTGATGGATGCCGTGACCGGTCTGAGCGGAAGCGGGCCGGCCTATGTATTCGTCGCCATCGAGGCCTTGGCGGACGGAGGTGTCAAGATGGGACTGCCTCGGGCAACAGCGCAACTGCTTGCCGCCCAAACCGTATTGGGGGCGGCGCGCATGTTGTTGGATCGAGGGGAGCACCCGGCCTGTTTGAAGGATCAGGTGGCCTCGCCGGGCGGCACGACGATAGCCGGGTTGCATGCGTTGGAGGCGGGGGGCTTGCGGGGATGTTTGATGGCCGCGGTTGAGGCGGCGACGAACCGATCACAGGAGTTGGGACGCTCATGTTTGTGA
- a CDS encoding YggS family pyridoxal phosphate-dependent enzyme: protein MDDNSDTIVVRVRAVLEEIRRAAARAGRSPDSIRLMAATKTVSVERVREAVDAGVRHLGENRLQEALPKIEALGRPGVCWHFIGTLQRRKVKSVVGRFDTIQSVDSLELAEEINRRAGDAGLRQRVLLEVNLGGEASKGGFDPVALIASLKALSGLEHLEIRGLMAIPPPTATAEEARPYFRRLRELSQSLTAPGLPNINMQDLSMGMSHDYPVAIEEGATYVRIGTAIFGERGT, encoded by the coding sequence ATGGATGACAATAGCGACACCATAGTGGTTCGCGTACGGGCCGTGCTGGAGGAGATTCGTCGTGCCGCGGCTCGGGCCGGCCGCTCACCCGACAGCATTCGATTGATGGCGGCTACCAAAACTGTGTCCGTGGAACGAGTGCGTGAAGCGGTCGACGCTGGAGTGCGGCATCTGGGAGAAAATCGCCTTCAGGAGGCCCTGCCAAAAATCGAGGCGCTCGGGAGGCCGGGCGTGTGCTGGCATTTTATCGGCACCTTGCAGCGTCGCAAAGTCAAGTCAGTGGTCGGCCGTTTCGACACGATCCAATCGGTCGATAGCCTGGAGTTGGCGGAAGAAATCAATCGCCGGGCGGGTGATGCGGGCCTGCGACAACGGGTGCTTCTGGAAGTGAACCTCGGCGGAGAGGCCAGCAAGGGTGGATTCGATCCCGTTGCCTTGATTGCTTCGTTGAAGGCCTTGAGCGGCCTGGAGCATTTGGAGATTCGAGGGTTGATGGCCATTCCGCCTCCTACCGCGACGGCCGAAGAGGCCCGACCGTATTTTCGCCGGCTGCGGGAGTTATCGCAGTCATTGACAGCGCCAGGCTTGCCGAACATTAATATGCAGGACCTGTCGATGGGGATGTCGCATGATTACCCGGTGGCGATCGAAGAGGGCGCCACATACGTCAGGATCGGAACGGCGATATTCGGAGAACGGGGAACCTAG
- the pgeF gene encoding peptidoglycan editing factor PgeF, which yields MLADVITVPSFADGDDGVEHFFGTRRSALNVMPGRPSPIRSRRQPAGATVMLSVKQVHGTDALVVDQPLGEGVSFDGGWDALVTDQPGVVVAVRTADCVPVLLHDPARRVVAAVHAGWRGAMAGIVPRTVALLVERFGATPEHIRMAIGPSAGSCCYEVDAPVLARLREVFSDWRSVVTPVGTEKAHLDLRAFVRRQALAHGLVEERIATVNACTICHPDLFFSYRREGVVRDTMVSGIALVPGR from the coding sequence ATGCTGGCCGATGTCATCACGGTTCCGTCGTTTGCCGATGGCGACGACGGAGTGGAGCATTTCTTTGGGACCCGGCGTTCGGCTCTGAACGTCATGCCGGGTCGTCCCTCTCCGATTCGATCGCGTCGCCAGCCGGCGGGAGCGACGGTCATGTTGTCCGTCAAGCAGGTGCACGGCACGGATGCGTTGGTGGTCGACCAGCCTCTCGGTGAGGGCGTGTCCTTCGACGGCGGGTGGGACGCGCTGGTGACCGATCAACCCGGTGTGGTCGTGGCGGTCCGGACAGCCGACTGTGTGCCGGTGTTGTTGCATGATCCGGCGCGGCGGGTCGTGGCGGCGGTGCATGCCGGCTGGCGCGGCGCGATGGCCGGCATCGTGCCTCGGACTGTCGCGTTGTTGGTGGAACGTTTCGGTGCCACGCCCGAGCACATTCGCATGGCGATCGGCCCGTCCGCCGGTTCCTGCTGTTACGAGGTGGATGCTCCGGTGCTGGCCAGGCTCCGGGAGGTGTTTTCTGACTGGCGGTCGGTTGTCACACCGGTGGGGACCGAGAAGGCCCATCTCGACCTGCGGGCCTTCGTGCGTCGGCAAGCCTTAGCGCACGGCCTGGTGGAGGAGCGAATCGCGACGGTCAATGCGTGCACCATTTGCCATCCCGACTTGTTTTTTAGTTATCGCCGCGAGGGCGTGGTGAGGGATACCATGGTCAGCGGCATTGCGCTTGTGCCTGGGCGGTGA
- the ftsZ gene encoding cell division protein FtsZ: MFSFQEEPQSPVRIKVIGVGGAGCNAVNTMITGGLCRVDFVAANTDVQALERSQAAYKIQIGPERTRGLGAGAKPEVGRDAALESKDQIRESLVGADMVFVTAGMGGGTGTGAAPIVASIARELGILTVAVVTKPFQYEGHRRMSHAEEGIRDLGRHVDTLLIIPNQRLLGIVDKATPLLDAFKVADDVLRQAIQGIADVITTTGLVNVDFADVRTIMAHTGRAVMGMGIARGGNRAQEAAQKAICSPLLEEGSVEGARGVLLNITGGPNMSLHEVEEAASIVQRAADSEANIIVGQVINPEIGDDLIVTVIATGFEREEQSAVRPVNPERAAARAAAARPAQQVLTGVQAVGADRPPKDLDRPTFLRRMGESRDVTDRVAVVGDDEWDVPTFLRKQAD; encoded by the coding sequence ATGTTTTCATTCCAGGAGGAGCCTCAGTCACCCGTTCGGATCAAGGTGATCGGTGTCGGAGGGGCCGGGTGTAACGCCGTTAATACGATGATTACCGGAGGCTTGTGCCGGGTCGATTTCGTGGCCGCCAATACGGACGTGCAGGCGCTGGAGCGCTCTCAGGCCGCCTACAAAATTCAAATCGGGCCGGAGCGGACACGCGGGCTGGGAGCCGGCGCGAAGCCGGAGGTGGGCCGGGATGCCGCCCTGGAAAGCAAGGACCAGATCCGGGAGAGCCTCGTGGGAGCCGATATGGTGTTCGTGACCGCCGGCATGGGAGGCGGGACGGGCACGGGCGCCGCGCCGATCGTGGCCAGCATTGCGCGAGAGTTGGGGATCCTCACCGTCGCGGTGGTGACGAAGCCCTTTCAGTACGAGGGGCATCGCCGGATGAGTCATGCTGAAGAGGGCATTCGTGACCTCGGTCGCCACGTCGATACGCTGCTGATCATTCCGAATCAGCGGCTCTTGGGGATTGTGGACAAGGCCACGCCGTTGCTGGATGCGTTCAAAGTGGCGGATGACGTCCTCCGCCAAGCCATTCAAGGCATCGCCGACGTGATCACCACCACCGGTTTGGTGAACGTCGATTTCGCGGACGTGCGCACCATCATGGCCCATACGGGACGAGCGGTGATGGGAATGGGCATCGCGCGGGGCGGCAATCGAGCGCAGGAGGCGGCGCAAAAAGCCATTTGCAGTCCGTTGCTGGAAGAGGGCAGTGTGGAAGGCGCGCGCGGCGTGCTGCTGAATATTACCGGGGGTCCGAACATGTCCTTGCACGAGGTAGAGGAAGCTGCTTCGATCGTGCAACGGGCAGCGGATTCGGAAGCCAACATCATCGTCGGTCAGGTGATCAACCCGGAAATCGGCGACGATCTGATCGTGACGGTCATTGCCACGGGATTTGAGCGAGAGGAGCAGTCGGCGGTGCGGCCGGTCAATCCAGAACGTGCCGCAGCCCGCGCTGCGGCTGCGCGTCCGGCCCAACAGGTGCTGACAGGCGTACAGGCGGTAGGGGCCGATCGCCCGCCAAAGGACCTCGATCGTCCGACCTTCTTGCGGCGGATGGGTGAGTCGCGTGATGTGACCGACCGAGTTGCGGTGGTCGGCGATGACGAGTGGGACGTGCCGACGTTTCTACGGAAACAGGCCGACTAG
- the ftsA gene encoding cell division protein FtsA, with product MSRVSKRDHILVGLDIGTTKICAIVAEVPDEGPLNIIGVGSCPSRGLRKGVVVNIESTVESIKKAVEEAELMAAVQINSVYTGIAGSHISGENLKGVVALKKQEVTRDDISRAIESARTLAVIPHERRILHVLPREFMVDDQEGVREPLGMSGNRLEVNVHVITGAVTSAQNIIKSVNRAGLDVVDIILQPLASSEAVLSAEERELGVAMVDLGGGTTDLAIFLDGSIRHTAVLPIGGQNLTKDLAIGLLTSQTDAEKIKVQHGIARTDLVHGHQTVEVPSVGDRPPRQFTRRDIAEILEPRVEEMFDLVKREIVRAGYEGMLGAGVVITGGTSLLDGMPDAAEKGLNLPARRGVPTGIGGLRDIVSNPMHATGVGLLLHARQHIDNLEAAGMRHGKGLGKVFDRMRSWMFEFF from the coding sequence GTGAGCCGAGTGTCGAAGCGGGATCATATTCTGGTGGGACTGGATATCGGGACGACGAAGATTTGCGCGATCGTTGCCGAAGTGCCGGATGAAGGGCCCCTCAATATCATCGGCGTCGGCTCCTGCCCATCTCGGGGACTGCGCAAAGGCGTCGTGGTCAATATCGAGAGTACGGTCGAGTCCATTAAGAAGGCGGTCGAGGAGGCGGAGTTGATGGCGGCGGTGCAGATCAATTCGGTCTACACTGGCATTGCCGGCAGCCACATCTCCGGCGAGAACTTGAAAGGCGTGGTGGCGCTGAAGAAACAGGAAGTGACGCGGGACGACATCAGCCGGGCCATCGAGAGCGCCAGAACCCTGGCGGTGATCCCGCACGAACGCCGCATCCTGCACGTCCTGCCGCGCGAGTTTATGGTCGACGACCAGGAAGGGGTCCGCGAACCCCTGGGCATGTCGGGTAACCGCTTGGAAGTGAATGTGCATGTCATCACCGGGGCCGTCACCTCGGCGCAGAACATCATCAAAAGCGTGAACCGCGCGGGCCTCGATGTAGTGGATATCATCCTCCAGCCGCTGGCGTCGAGCGAGGCTGTCCTCAGCGCGGAGGAGCGCGAACTGGGGGTGGCGATGGTCGACCTCGGCGGAGGCACGACCGATCTGGCGATCTTCTTGGACGGCAGCATCCGACATACGGCGGTGCTCCCCATCGGCGGGCAAAATCTGACCAAGGATTTGGCGATCGGCTTGCTGACTTCGCAGACGGACGCGGAAAAGATCAAGGTGCAACATGGCATTGCGCGCACCGACTTGGTGCATGGCCATCAAACCGTGGAGGTGCCGTCGGTCGGTGATCGGCCGCCGCGCCAGTTTACGCGGCGCGACATCGCGGAGATCCTGGAGCCGCGCGTGGAGGAAATGTTCGACCTGGTGAAGCGGGAAATCGTCCGGGCCGGATACGAAGGCATGTTGGGTGCGGGCGTGGTGATCACAGGCGGCACGTCCCTGTTGGACGGAATGCCGGATGCGGCGGAAAAGGGGCTCAATCTGCCGGCTAGGCGCGGGGTGCCGACGGGCATCGGCGGCCTGCGCGACATCGTGAGCAATCCCATGCATGCCACGGGCGTCGGTCTGCTCCTCCATGCCCGCCAACACATCGACAATCTGGAAGCCGCCGGGATGCGGCACGGCAAGGGGTTGGGAAAAGTGTTCGATCGCATGCGATCGTGGATGTTCGAGTTCTTCTAA